The Candidatus Atribacteria bacterium ADurb.Bin276 genome contains the following window.
TTGCCTGTTTGGGGGTTTTGGCACCGGTAAATGCTTGATGAAGCTCACGAGCGACTGTTTCACGAGCCTCGGGGAAGATTGGAGAGGGAGAAGGCATTTTCCCGACGGCGTACACATCGGCAATGATCTGAGCGGCTTCTGGTCCTACTGCATTGATAAATTCCTCACTCTGGAAGCTTGACAAACGAGTTGGACCATTTCCACGAGCGACCATGTATTTTTGGGCTTCAGCACTGGAGATAAACTTAATGAATTCCCAAGCAGCATCGACTTCTTTGCAGTTTTTATCAATAAATACTGCCCAGCAACCCATATGCCCATATCCCAATCCTTTATCGGGTTTTTGCGGAAGTTTAGCCATTCGTGCATTACCAGCGATTTTAGAAAGTTCTGGTTTGTTCCAATCAATATTATATTGCCACCACAGGGTGGTCATTGCAGCCAGTCCTTCCTGCATGGCAGTTTTGACTTCACTGGAGGTATAGGAAAGGGTTCCGGCGGGAACCACCTTATAGACATTGAGAAGATCGGTCAGTAAAGCGGCGGCTTCGACACCGGCTTCATTATTCACTACAACCTTGTCACCATCAAAAAAAGCACCGCCATGGGGATAAAGCCAGCTTTCAAAATCATCAATAAGCTGAGATCCCTCTTTTCCCATGAAGGCGTATCCATACACATCCACAACCCCATCTCCAGTTGTATCCTTGGTGAGAGCTTGAGCATTGCTAACAAATTCATCTATGGTTACTGGCACTGCTAATCCGTATTCATTATAGAGATCTTCTCGATAATGAAGCATAGCTGCGCCGGATCTGATCGGCAAAGCAACCAATTTTCCGTCTGCAGCCCGGAAGGCTTCGATGAGACCGGGTACGTAATCATCATAATCCTCAATTTCAGAAATGCGGGAATCAAGTTCAAGGAAGACATCCGATCCTAAATCGTTGCGCCAAGTCGTGTTGGATAAGGAGATAACATCAAAGGTGCTGCTTCCCGATAGCATTTCCATCATGGCTTTCTCCATGATGACGTCTACTCCGTAGAGCACCGGTACTACTTCAATTCCAGTCTTTTCCTGGAATTGCTTGAGCAACTCACCATCACCGGTAACAGCGAAATGAACTGGGTGGGCCAACCATTGAATTTTAGTCGCTGAAGCCAAAGGGGTTAAAACCAGGAAAATGATCATAACCGTAAGGAAAAACGCTGTCTTTTTGGTACACCATTTCGATTTAGAAAAACCAAACATTTCTTCTACCTCCTTAAATATTTTGGAAAATCGGGGAACCAAGATGAAGCCCTAATTTATTTTTATTTTCAGCAGAAATATGCTTATCACCTCCTTATTAGAATAAACTATCATGCCACTTTCGTGGTGCCAGATGAGGATGAAAAAACTTACCCAGGAATCGTTTCCCCCTTTAGAAAAGAGGGTTAGGGGGATTTGAATTATTTACTGTTTCGTCATTGCGAGGAGCGTCTTGTGCGACGTGAGAATCTCATCCTTTAAAGTATTTATGAAGAATAAAAAACCTAAAAAGATGAGATCCTCACGGCTTCTGAATACGAAGCCTCAGGATGACACTATCGGCATCAGATGAGATCCTCACGGCTTCAAAATACGAAGCCTCAGGATGACTGATGAAAGGCACACCCCCCCTGCATCCCCCCTCAATGGGGGAATTCATTTGATAGTATTTTCAGGATAGATTTATTGGAGTTCAATCTTTTATTATGACGAAGCGGCTTTAGAATTAACCTAAGAAGTCAAGCTTTTTTCTATTTTCCCATATTGCGAGAGCAATATCAATAACATAAAGTTACTTCAATAGATCTTTATGAAGCTCTTTTTTATGATAAAAGTGAATTTCTACAATTTTTTCAACCCATAAATTCCAACCGGTTATTAGTAATGGTCCTAATTTTACCTCTATCCTCAACTGGATTCAGAATGGCAAAAATATCTGCACTTTTGCACTTGGAGAATTTAATGTCTTTGAACTAAGAATTTCAGATGATTGATTTCGAAAAGAGTTAGGATCCGGTTCCATGATATAATGAAAAAAAGAGACTTTTGGAGAATGCAGGTGAAATTATGCTTCAGATTGAACATTTAAAAGTTGAGGTAGGTAACGAGGTCATTTTGAAAGACGTGAATCTTACCATTGGTGAAGGTGAAATTCATATCTTACTCGGTCCGAATGGAGCTGGAAAAACAACTTTATTGATGGCTATCATGGGGATGCCAGGATATACTATTTTAGATGGGCGGATAATTTTTCAGGGAAAAGACATAACTTCTCTGAGTGTTGAGGAACGTTCCCAGCTGGGGATAGGAATGGCATTCCAAAAAATGCCGACAATACCAGGGGTCCAACTTCAAACTCTCGGGAACTTAATTATTGAAAAACATAAAAATTCTCTATCCGTTGATGAGGTTTCGAAAAAATTAAATTGTGGTTCTCTTTTAAGCCGAAGTATCGGTCAAGGATTTTCTGGAGGAGAAGCCAAACGAGCCGAGCTTTTTCAACTTCTTTTGCATCGTCCGATTTTTTCTATGATCGACGAGCCCGAATCAGGAGTTGACCTTGATAATATATCTCTGGTAGGAAACGCCCTCCAAGAACTTTTTGAACGGCAATTAGTTAAAACTAAAAAACGATCTGGATTAATTATTACCCATACCGGTTTTATTTTAGACTATTTAAATGCTGAAATGGGGCATGTTTTAATGAATGGAAGAATAATTTGTCAAGGGAATCCCCGAGATATTTTCTCTGACATTAAACTCCATGGTTATGAAGCCTGTGCGAGGTGTGAACGATGACCAATGATGAATATTTTCAAAATATCAAACAAAGAGCAGAAGCAGCTTATAACAAAAAAGCGGCATTAGGTCCGGATATTGATCTGAGCGAATTTTCGGTATGCTCTCCCCATGAAAGGGTCGATAGTATCGAAAGCATTTCCCGATCAATGAAAGAGGCTGCCTTATATGCAGGCATTGATTTGCTGGATTCCGGAAATGCCGCAACCTATGTTCAAGTTGATCGTTCAGCTGTCTTTGAAAGGATACAAAAGGCTTTTCAGGGAAAGTTGGAAATCATGAGCATTAGCCAGGCAATTGAAAAATATCCTGAAGTAAGGAATTATTACTGGAATCTTATCCCAGTTGATTTTGATAAATATACTGCCTATACCGAACTATGCCAAACCGAAGGGTATTTTATCCGAATTTTTGCTCATCAGCAGATTAATGTTCCCCTTCAAGCTTGTTTGTTAATGTCAGAAGAAGCCAGTGTACAAAGCGTTCACAATTTAATCATCCTCGAAGAGGGAGCTCAAGCCAACATCAATACGGGATGCGCATCGGTAAAAGGAAACAAAAACGGTTTGCATATCGGGGTCAGTGAATTTTATATTGGAAAAAATGCTCAACTGACCTTTACTATGGTCCATAATTGGGGTGAAAATTTTCATGTTCGTCCCCGAACAGTAGTGGAGATGGAAGATAATTCCTTTTACAGCAGCACTTATGTGCTTATGAAACCCCTTCTTTCCCTACAGACGTTTCCTAAAGCTATTTTAAAGGGAGAAAATGCCAATGCTAATTTCCAAAGTATCATTTTTGGGAAAGAGTCATCGATTATCGATGTTGGCTCCAACCTAATAATGAAAAGCCGAGGATGCCGTGGGAATTCGGTTTCTCGAGTTTGTGCCGCCGATCAATCAAAGGTGTATGCCCGCGGGAAACTAGTCTCTTATCACGATGAAGCTCAGGCTCACTTGGAATGTAAAGGGATTCTTTTTTCCCACGATTCAGAGATTATTTCGGTACCGGAACTTGAAGTTTACGGTGCTCCTAAAAGTCGTTTATCTCATGAAGCAGCGGTTGGACCTATAGAAGAAGAAGCAATTAATTACTTACGTTCACGAGGCCTTAGCAAAGAAGAAGCTCTATCTTTGATAACCAGAGGATTTTTGAATGTTGACCTTCCTGGAGTTCCACCAGCCTTAAAAAAGTATATTGAAGAAATTATCAAGGTGACTTCGCAAGATTTAATGTAAAGAAAACTTACTGTAATCAATCTTTTTGAGATTCTATAAAGAGGAAAGCCCAGGCGCTCATCATAAAAATGAGCAAAAGACTCCTGGGCTTTTCATTTTATTTAAACGGTCAAACTTACTATAAAATTTCATCGATATATTGTTCCAGCTCGCTCTCCGAAAGAGATTGAGCAATTTGACGAGTGATTTTCCCCTGACGGTTAATAAAAACATTATGAGGGACACTCCATACGCCATAAAGATCTGAAACTGTTTCATTTTCATCATCCTGAAGAACCAGGTATTGAACCCCCTGAGATTGCACAAATTCAGCAATACCAGCCCGGATACCAATCCCGATCACCATCAGCTCTTCACTGTCAACGTATTTTTGATGAACTGAATTCAAGTGAGGGACTTCACTTTTGCAGGCTGGACAATTGGACATAAAAAAGCAAAGAACAATAGGTTTTCCTAAGTGGTCACTCAGGGTAAAGGAACGACCATTTAAATCCAACAGAGTAAAATCCTTCTCCATTCCCGGAGTTGGTGTGGGAGTTGGGGTGGGAGGAGTTGGCATACATCCAGTTACTGCCAATGGTACCACTATACAGAGAGCCATTATTAAAAGAAAAAGTTTTTTCATCATACTTCCTCCAATCGTCCAAAATTTGGGCTGTCTTTACCAAGTAATTAAAAAACCGATTTTAGGAACAACTATTCTACACTCTTATGACATTAATCTTTTCATTATTATACGTAAGTGGCTGTTCATTCGTTTAAAAAAATTGAAAAGTTTTAAAAGTCCTTTTTTTTACTCATTGTTTTCAATTTCATTCTTTTGATATCTCAGAATCTCTAACCGTGGTATGGAACTTTTCTTTATCTTCTTTGCATATGGTCTGAATCAAACGTCTCGCCGACATTACTGCGCTGGGCAATCCCCCTCCGGGCTCTATCCATTGACCGCACATATAGAAATTCTGTAATCCAGGAAGAGTCTGGCGCATTGGTTTGAGCACAGCCTTGGCATTTTGGGGGGTGATCAGCCAACCTTCAAAGCATCCTTGCCAGTTGCCGGTGTACCTTTCAAAGGTCAGAGGGGTAGCCACATCAACCATTTCGACATCTTGCGAAATACCGGGAAAGCGCTGGTTAAGCAAATGAACAATAGTTTGTCCAACCTGCTCTTTCTTTGCCTGGTAGGCAGCAGGATCTGATGACAAATCTTTCCAATATTGGTAATTACTGGGCATCATGACGACTAAACTGGTCTTTCCTGCTGGTGCCAAAGTTGGATCTTGATTAAATAGATGAACTGATAAACGGCTTTGTACAGCATCTCCAATCTCAGTAGGTTGATGAAGTGGAAAGCTCAAACCGGAAACTGATTGTGGTTCATCAGGGAATAAACGGTTTACTCCCAGGCCGACAAACAATAACGCAGGAAACCGAGGCCATTTCTCATAACGCTCTTTGATTTCATCATCAATATATTTTCCATTGAGCATTTTAAAAATGGTACTATACCCGTCAGCAGCAGAAATGACCCGGTCGGCGGCAGGTTGGCTTCCATCCTCTAATTCAATTCCAACCGCTTGGTTATTTTCAACTAAAATTTTATTCACCCGGCTTTGGTAGTGGATTTTTCCACCCAAGTCAAGATAACGCTGAGCCATTGCCTGCGCCATAGGCATCGAACCGCCAATAGGATAACCGGCATTTTTCTTGTGAAGAAAACCAAAGGTAAAAAGGATGAAAAATATCGAGAATTCAGGTAACCACATTTCTTGGAAGGCATCTCGTAAAATCGGATCTTTAAAACCTTGGGTAAACTCATAGGTGCTTATCTTCATCCACTCTTGGAAAGCTTTTCCTTTGGTTACAAATAACCATCCTAATTTAATTTTTTTACCCAAAAGGGTAAACAAAGAATTAGATGGAGAAGATTGGTCGAATTCCATGCATAACCGAATACCCTGAATGAATTGTTGTATTGGTTTGGCGTCTTGTGGTGAAAATTCAAGCAAATGTTTTTCTAAGCGATCCACATCATTATAGAGAATGAGGGTCCGACCATCACTGG
Protein-coding sequences here:
- the resA_3 gene encoding Thiol-disulfide oxidoreductase ResA, giving the protein MKKLFLLIMALCIVVPLAVTGCMPTPPTPTPTPTPGMEKDFTLLDLNGRSFTLSDHLGKPIVLCFFMSNCPACKSEVPHLNSVHQKYVDSEELMVIGIGIRAGIAEFVQSQGVQYLVLQDDENETVSDLYGVWSVPHNVFINRQGKITRQIAQSLSESELEQYIDEIL
- the crtI gene encoding Phytoene desaturase (neurosporene-forming); its protein translation is MKNQSIIIIGAGFAGLSAGIYAQMNGYQSQIFEMHNHPGGLCTAWKRKEYTIDGCVHWLVGTSPQSDMYHYWEEVGVMPGRKIVNPEEFMRYETSDGRTLILYNDVDRLEKHLLEFSPQDAKPIQQFIQGIRLCMEFDQSSPSNSLFTLLGKKIKLGWLFVTKGKAFQEWMKISTYEFTQGFKDPILRDAFQEMWLPEFSIFFILFTFGFLHKKNAGYPIGGSMPMAQAMAQRYLDLGGKIHYQSRVNKILVENNQAVGIELEDGSQPAADRVISAADGYSTIFKMLNGKYIDDEIKERYEKWPRFPALLFVGLGVNRLFPDEPQSVSGLSFPLHQPTEIGDAVQSRLSVHLFNQDPTLAPAGKTSLVVMMPSNYQYWKDLSSDPAAYQAKKEQVGQTIVHLLNQRFPGISQDVEMVDVATPLTFERYTGNWQGCFEGWLITPQNAKAVLKPMRQTLPGLQNFYMCGQWIEPGGGLPSAVMSARRLIQTICKEDKEKFHTTVRDSEISKE
- a CDS encoding putative ABC transporter-binding protein precursor, whose amino-acid sequence is MFGFSKSKWCTKKTAFFLTVMIIFLVLTPLASATKIQWLAHPVHFAVTGDGELLKQFQEKTGIEVVPVLYGVDVIMEKAMMEMLSGSSTFDVISLSNTTWRNDLGSDVFLELDSRISEIEDYDDYVPGLIEAFRAADGKLVALPIRSGAAMLHYREDLYNEYGLAVPVTIDEFVSNAQALTKDTTGDGVVDVYGYAFMGKEGSQLIDDFESWLYPHGGAFFDGDKVVVNNEAGVEAAALLTDLLNVYKVVPAGTLSYTSSEVKTAMQEGLAAMTTLWWQYNIDWNKPELSKIAGNARMAKLPQKPDKGLGYGHMGCWAVFIDKNCKEVDAAWEFIKFISSAEAQKYMVARGNGPTRLSSFQSEEFINAVGPEAAQIIADVYAVGKMPSPSPIFPEARETVARELHQAFTGAKTPKQAMDDAASAIQKLIQ
- the sufB gene encoding FeS cluster assembly protein SufB, producing the protein MTNDEYFQNIKQRAEAAYNKKAALGPDIDLSEFSVCSPHERVDSIESISRSMKEAALYAGIDLLDSGNAATYVQVDRSAVFERIQKAFQGKLEIMSISQAIEKYPEVRNYYWNLIPVDFDKYTAYTELCQTEGYFIRIFAHQQINVPLQACLLMSEEASVQSVHNLIILEEGAQANINTGCASVKGNKNGLHIGVSEFYIGKNAQLTFTMVHNWGENFHVRPRTVVEMEDNSFYSSTYVLMKPLLSLQTFPKAILKGENANANFQSIIFGKESSIIDVGSNLIMKSRGCRGNSVSRVCAADQSKVYARGKLVSYHDEAQAHLECKGILFSHDSEIISVPELEVYGAPKSRLSHEAAVGPIEEEAINYLRSRGLSKEEALSLITRGFLNVDLPGVPPALKKYIEEIIKVTSQDLM
- a CDS encoding putative ABC transporter ATP-binding protein — translated: MLQIEHLKVEVGNEVILKDVNLTIGEGEIHILLGPNGAGKTTLLMAIMGMPGYTILDGRIIFQGKDITSLSVEERSQLGIGMAFQKMPTIPGVQLQTLGNLIIEKHKNSLSVDEVSKKLNCGSLLSRSIGQGFSGGEAKRAELFQLLLHRPIFSMIDEPESGVDLDNISLVGNALQELFERQLVKTKKRSGLIITHTGFILDYLNAEMGHVLMNGRIICQGNPRDIFSDIKLHGYEACARCER